In a single window of the Planctomycetia bacterium genome:
- a CDS encoding MFS transporter, with the protein MRRGRNWFFLGLTYASYYFNRYNLSIASKSFCDTFGFDNQQYGLINSGRNWSYAIGQFWNGLLADRIGGRLSMAIGGYGTAVMNVLFGLGWYYKILGPVFGTLAWFVVLRSIDGYIQAFGAPGMVKMNTAWFARAERGRFAGIFGMMINLGRFVNNTVTPFLLAGFTIWSYRLPPGNWQVVFFVPALVIIVVTTVMLLLVKETPEDAGYSGVIPQEANDRGDQEGPLPLREIFVTILRNPMVWLTAWAYFCTGVVRYGVDDWFPKYFQEVQHVSLTSAPFQWTAFMIPAVATIGSIASGYVSDLMFKGRRAPVAAALYLAETVIILIGAQATSLWAVCTALILISFTCNATHSILGTAAAMDIGGRKMAGFAAGVIDSWQYIGAGLAGVGLGTLIDRFGWGAWLYSMAGFGLLGCSLMLIMRRYELAQTK; encoded by the coding sequence ATGCGCCGCGGTCGCAACTGGTTCTTTCTCGGGCTGACGTACGCTTCTTATTACTTCAACCGATATAACCTCTCGATCGCGTCGAAGTCGTTCTGCGATACGTTTGGCTTTGATAATCAACAATACGGCTTGATCAATTCGGGTCGGAACTGGTCATACGCGATCGGGCAGTTTTGGAATGGACTGCTCGCCGACCGAATCGGCGGAAGGCTTTCGATGGCGATCGGAGGCTACGGCACTGCCGTGATGAACGTGTTGTTCGGGTTGGGCTGGTATTACAAGATTCTTGGCCCGGTGTTCGGAACGCTCGCCTGGTTCGTGGTGCTTCGCTCGATCGATGGTTACATACAGGCCTTCGGCGCTCCCGGCATGGTGAAGATGAACACCGCCTGGTTCGCGCGAGCGGAGCGCGGCCGGTTCGCGGGCATCTTCGGCATGATGATCAATCTGGGGAGGTTCGTAAACAATACGGTGACTCCCTTTTTGCTGGCGGGTTTCACGATTTGGAGTTATCGCCTGCCGCCGGGTAACTGGCAGGTCGTCTTTTTTGTTCCGGCATTGGTGATTATCGTTGTGACGACGGTAATGCTGCTGCTGGTGAAAGAGACGCCCGAGGATGCCGGATACAGCGGAGTAATCCCCCAGGAAGCAAACGATCGCGGAGATCAGGAGGGCCCGCTGCCGCTGCGCGAGATCTTCGTCACCATTTTGCGAAACCCGATGGTCTGGCTTACTGCATGGGCATACTTCTGTACCGGTGTCGTTCGATATGGCGTTGACGACTGGTTTCCGAAGTACTTTCAGGAAGTACAACACGTCTCTTTGACTTCAGCGCCCTTTCAGTGGACGGCCTTCATGATTCCCGCCGTCGCGACCATCGGGTCCATTGCCTCCGGCTATGTTTCCGATCTCATGTTCAAGGGGCGCCGAGCGCCCGTCGCGGCCGCCTTGTACCTGGCGGAGACCGTGATCATACTCATCGGCGCACAAGCAACCTCTCTGTGGGCCGTTTGTACGGCACTCATCCTGATCTCGTTTACCTGCAACGCGACGCACTCCATCCTTGGCACGGCCGCGGCCATGGACATCGGAGGGCGAAAGATGGCGGGCTTTGCCGCCGGCGTCATTGATTCGTGGCAATATATCGGCGCCGGCCTTGCGGGCGTTGGACTCGGCACGCTGATTGATAGGTTCGGCTGGGGAGCCTGGCTTTACAGCATGGCCGGGTTCGGCCTTCTCGGATGCTCTCTCATGCTTATTATGCGTCGATATGAGCTGGCTCAGACCAAGTAG
- a CDS encoding (2Fe-2S) ferredoxin domain-containing protein, whose translation MPTFEKHLFVCTNTRAEGHPRGCCSAKDAGAIRERLKELVEKRGLKKKIRVNTAGCLDQCEHGVTIVVYPEAVWYGFVKPGDIEEILESHLVGGRPVDRLRLPDGCINTDRCPHKSGGTVQLGLK comes from the coding sequence ATGCCGACCTTTGAAAAGCACCTCTTTGTCTGCACGAACACCCGGGCCGAGGGGCATCCGCGCGGCTGCTGTTCGGCGAAGGACGCGGGGGCCATTCGCGAAAGGCTCAAGGAGCTGGTCGAGAAACGCGGGCTCAAGAAGAAAATTCGCGTCAACACCGCCGGGTGTCTCGATCAGTGCGAGCACGGCGTGACGATCGTGGTTTATCCCGAAGCGGTCTGGTATGGATTCGTGAAGCCCGGCGACATCGAAGAGATTCTCGAATCGCACCTGGTCGGCGGCAGGCCCGTCGATCGACTGCGCCTGCCGGATGGCTGCATCAATACCGACCGCTGCCCGCACAAATCCGGGGGCACGGTGCAGTTGGGGCTCAAGTAG
- a CDS encoding NAD-binding protein, which produces MEDHVIIAGYGVGGRFIAEYLKERQMPFVVVEMNSDTCRAQRTIGVSVIEGDISDEAVLRRAGVETASVLALSIPDESAAIRATEIANTIRPDIYIIASTQYTSSGLKALQSGADEVIVAEQAVAQEFYRRIAKYMGAQVESVSP; this is translated from the coding sequence ATGGAAGACCACGTCATCATTGCGGGCTACGGCGTCGGCGGCCGTTTCATTGCCGAATATCTCAAGGAACGACAGATGCCCTTTGTCGTCGTTGAAATGAACAGCGACACCTGCAGGGCTCAGCGAACCATCGGCGTTTCGGTGATCGAGGGAGACATTTCCGATGAGGCCGTGCTTCGCCGCGCAGGCGTCGAGACCGCCTCGGTGCTCGCGCTGTCCATTCCGGATGAATCGGCCGCCATTCGGGCAACGGAAATCGCCAACACCATCCGACCGGATATCTACATCATCGCCAGCACGCAATACACCAGCTCGGGACTCAAGGCCCTTCAAAGCGGGGCCGACGAGGTGATCGTCGCCGAACAGGCGGTGGCCCAGGAGTTCTATCGCCGCATTGCAAAATACATGGGCGCGCAGGTCGAATCAGTGAGCCCCTGA
- the truB gene encoding tRNA pseudouridine(55) synthase TruB, which yields MDATPSGIVNLYKPAGRSSAHYVYRLRPIFGVRKIGHAGTLDPFAEGVLLACVGKATKLVERLMDLPKVYRTTLRLGVTNETFDTERPFEPVPGATPPTREQVDAAVAAMTGEVLQVPPVYSAMRVGGVLSYRLAKQGRPAELAARLVRIYAITVNRFEYPRLELTIACGRGTYIRAIARDLGTTLGCGAACEQLERASVGPFKSSQGLQIETTTPDVLRRSLMPVEAVLELLDRTRGSDIPAS from the coding sequence ATGGACGCGACACCAAGCGGAATCGTGAATCTCTACAAGCCTGCGGGCAGGAGCTCGGCGCATTACGTCTACCGTTTGCGGCCGATCTTCGGGGTTCGCAAGATCGGCCACGCCGGGACGCTGGACCCGTTCGCCGAGGGTGTCCTGCTGGCCTGCGTCGGGAAGGCGACGAAACTGGTCGAACGATTGATGGACCTGCCGAAGGTGTACCGCACGACGCTTCGGCTGGGCGTTACAAACGAAACATTCGACACGGAGCGACCGTTTGAACCAGTTCCCGGCGCGACGCCGCCCACGCGTGAGCAGGTCGATGCCGCGGTTGCCGCGATGACCGGCGAGGTCCTCCAGGTGCCGCCGGTCTATAGCGCCATGCGCGTCGGCGGCGTACTCAGCTACCGGCTTGCCAAGCAGGGACGGCCGGCTGAACTCGCGGCCCGGCTGGTCAGGATCTACGCCATCACCGTCAACCGCTTTGAATATCCGCGACTCGAGCTGACCATCGCCTGCGGCCGCGGCACGTACATTCGGGCCATCGCCCGCGACCTTGGAACGACGCTCGGCTGCGGCGCCGCCTGCGAGCAGCTCGAGCGGGCCAGCGTGGGGCCGTTCAAGTCCAGCCAAGGGCTGCAGATTGAAACGACGACGCCGGACGTTCTTCGCAGATCACTTATGCCCGTCGAGGCGGTTCTTGAATTGCTGGATCGGACGCGCGGCTCGGATATACCGGCTTCGTGA
- a CDS encoding helix-turn-helix transcriptional regulator, producing the protein MSDDNPAACAEPEHVVPDGCMEMIVHVGNPFFVRRPGGGFQQSPRSLVAGQITSCLRMCPTGPFWMIGARFEPHGARRFFDLPMHEIVDAIVPLSSLIGSQAGSLAARIGEAPSARERLEILQSALLDRLAAAGPSDDRVDQCVGRLIAAGGRISIDELCRQTSIGTRQLERRFRAVVGIPPKLLARIIRFRRIFEFTETGSPVNWLSAALACGYYDQAHLIRDFQDLAGRSPTRFLAMEEGIGKRLACSELPSMRSIF; encoded by the coding sequence ATGAGCGACGACAATCCCGCGGCATGCGCCGAACCGGAACACGTCGTCCCCGACGGCTGCATGGAAATGATCGTGCACGTGGGAAATCCATTCTTCGTCAGACGGCCAGGGGGCGGCTTCCAGCAATCGCCGCGTAGCCTCGTGGCCGGACAAATCACGAGTTGCCTTCGCATGTGTCCAACAGGACCGTTTTGGATGATCGGGGCGCGCTTCGAGCCGCATGGGGCGAGGCGATTTTTTGATTTGCCCATGCACGAGATTGTCGACGCAATCGTTCCGCTCTCGTCGCTGATCGGGAGCCAAGCCGGATCACTGGCAGCGAGAATCGGCGAAGCGCCGTCGGCGCGCGAGCGGCTGGAGATCCTTCAGAGCGCCCTTCTCGATCGCCTGGCCGCCGCGGGGCCATCCGACGATCGCGTCGATCAATGCGTTGGCAGGCTGATCGCGGCCGGCGGGAGGATCTCGATTGACGAACTGTGCCGACAGACGTCGATTGGAACTCGACAACTAGAGCGACGATTTCGCGCCGTCGTGGGCATTCCCCCGAAACTCCTGGCCCGCATCATCAGATTCCGCCGAATTTTTGAATTCACCGAGACCGGTTCGCCGGTCAACTGGCTCTCGGCGGCACTGGCCTGCGGGTATTACGATCAGGCCCATTTGATTCGCGATTTTCAAGACCTCGCAGGTCGCAGCCCGACCAGGTTTCTCGCGATGGAGGAAGGGATTGGCAAGCGCCTTGCCTGTTCCGAATTGCCGTCAATGCGTTCGATTTTCTAA
- a CDS encoding class I SAM-dependent methyltransferase, producing MSESCPLCAQPAPFALEAYDRPFYSCTQCDLIFVPQHLHLKIDEQVARYAMHENTLENKGYVARFERLIDVMKTYVPPARRVLDYGCGPGPVLVEMLRQAGYEADGYDPHFAPQADLSVPFDAILSTETFEHFSLPGEEIRRVCAHLRPQGYLIVMTEFHRGLAHFAKWHYPRDPTHVAFYAQRTLDHIARQYNLALRFTDQRNTAVFQRNSADSAIPR from the coding sequence ATGAGTGAGTCATGTCCGCTTTGCGCTCAGCCTGCGCCCTTTGCGCTGGAGGCCTACGACCGCCCCTTCTATTCGTGCACCCAATGCGACCTGATCTTCGTTCCGCAGCATCTGCACCTGAAGATCGACGAGCAGGTAGCGCGTTATGCCATGCACGAGAATACTTTGGAGAACAAGGGCTACGTGGCCCGTTTCGAGCGGCTGATCGACGTGATGAAGACTTATGTACCGCCGGCGCGACGCGTGCTCGACTATGGGTGCGGCCCCGGCCCCGTGCTCGTTGAAATGCTTCGACAGGCCGGTTACGAGGCTGACGGCTACGATCCGCACTTCGCGCCGCAGGCCGACCTCTCGGTCCCCTTTGATGCGATCTTGTCCACCGAGACTTTTGAGCACTTCTCGCTGCCCGGCGAGGAGATTCGGCGCGTCTGCGCCCACCTTCGCCCACAGGGATACCTCATTGTCATGACCGAGTTTCACAGGGGGCTGGCCCACTTCGCGAAATGGCACTATCCGCGCGACCCGACACATGTCGCGTTCTATGCCCAGCGCACGCTGGACCATATCGCGCGCCAGTACAACCTGGCGCTCCGATTCACCGATCAGCGAAACACCGCCGTCTTTCAGCGAAATTCGGCCGATTCAGCAATTCCCCGGTGA
- a CDS encoding HlyC/CorC family transporter — MSVTLLILQLMFVPLLIGINAFFVAAEYAVVTLRSTRIEELRREGVAVARVLARLKDDMGGSLATIQVCITATNLLIGAVAEPAMTQIIRLILAPLGAYMPETAGRVLGLVVGFTLVTLLTVVLSELLPKALTLQHTERIGMIVARPIAFFRLVCSPLVSVMSWMGNAVTRTFGLGDVEIEEAAHTEEELEMLVDKADEAGEFHHEHGDILRRAFDFADLKVVHTMIPMRKVQVLDANATVNEAVGQLQEWPYTRWPLRDPSTGKIVGILNIKLAIHAIALQLGDVLILRDLASPPAALDPDMPLVDALTYMRKSRRHIVMVAEGNGPELGIVTLEDILEAIVGDIPSEAQRPDTPRPPRTKERVAFRKWRTR, encoded by the coding sequence ATGTCCGTAACGCTTCTCATCCTGCAGTTGATGTTCGTGCCCCTGCTGATCGGCATCAATGCCTTTTTCGTGGCGGCGGAGTACGCCGTCGTCACGCTGCGCTCGACCCGCATTGAGGAGCTTCGCCGCGAAGGCGTCGCCGTCGCCCGCGTACTGGCCCGGCTGAAGGATGACATGGGCGGGTCGCTCGCCACCATTCAGGTCTGCATCACCGCCACCAACCTCCTCATCGGGGCCGTCGCCGAGCCGGCCATGACCCAGATCATCCGCCTCATTCTGGCTCCGCTCGGCGCCTACATGCCCGAAACGGCAGGGCGCGTACTCGGCCTCGTCGTGGGGTTCACGCTCGTGACGCTCCTGACCGTTGTCCTCAGCGAACTGCTCCCCAAGGCCCTGACGCTTCAGCACACCGAGCGAATCGGCATGATCGTGGCCCGGCCGATTGCCTTCTTCCGACTGGTCTGCTCGCCGCTCGTGTCCGTCATGAGCTGGATGGGCAACGCCGTCACTCGCACCTTCGGGCTGGGCGACGTCGAGATTGAGGAAGCGGCGCACACCGAAGAAGAACTCGAAATGCTCGTCGACAAGGCCGACGAGGCCGGAGAATTCCACCACGAGCACGGCGACATCCTCCGACGGGCCTTCGACTTCGCGGACCTCAAGGTCGTCCACACCATGATCCCCATGCGCAAGGTACAGGTGCTCGACGCCAACGCCACCGTCAACGAGGCGGTCGGGCAACTTCAAGAATGGCCCTACACGCGCTGGCCGCTGCGCGATCCGTCCACCGGGAAGATCGTCGGCATCCTCAACATCAAGCTCGCCATACACGCCATCGCGCTGCAACTGGGCGACGTCCTGATCCTCCGCGATCTTGCCTCGCCGCCGGCCGCGCTCGACCCGGACATGCCGCTGGTCGACGCCTTGACCTACATGCGAAAGAGCCGGCGGCACATCGTCATGGTCGCGGAAGGTAACGGCCCCGAGCTGGGCATTGTCACCCTGGAGGACATCCTCGAGGCCATCGTCGGCGATATCCCGTCCGAGGCGCAGCGCCCGGACACGCCCCGACCGCCAAGAACGAAGGAGCGGGTCGCATTCAGAAAATGGAGAACAAGATGA
- a CDS encoding S9 family peptidase: MKRFAASLVVACSLGSLLIVDSAIAEAPSVRQFVEIKWPRSGNLAPGGEFYFIHNPDGLFQLYVRKGGDERKLTDFPDGVQGYSLSDDGKWIAISAAIGGNEQADIYLFETSTGRMRALYAHPDVVFGSVVWRRDSKAFAFKANDISPSDFYVYVYDLASNSTRRVLSQPGDTSPVDFNSTGDRLMTMRYNSASHSQLFEVNLNDGKNREVTPAGEEWAFKPVGYTAKNDAFIAISNYKGDKNTLARIDLESGEVSPFLPELAEFETDFGVFNDNRSLLAVGLNEDGYGTLKLYALGKKNATKEMPTPAMPKGIVGNVAFCGGDMLYSIDNAQNPGLIYRWSPAVPTASPVALTEADTRGIDLAKYPLPELIKYKSFDGLEVPAFIYLPPDYKKGSRIPFIVSYHGGPEGQYRPNFNYLNSYFASRGFGVLAPNVRGSSGYGMKYLEMDNYKKRMGSVKDGIEAAKWLVAEGYSSPSQIAAFGGSYGGFMVMATITEAPEIFGAACNIVGICNMQTFLERTKDYRRKLREAEYGPLEDTEFLRSISPIYKVDRINCPLMIAHGANDPRVPLHEAEQLEAKMKKLGKPVEMLVFPDEGHGFRKENNRIEFAERVTEFFSKNLKP; the protein is encoded by the coding sequence ATGAAGCGCTTCGCCGCAAGTCTTGTTGTCGCATGCTCGCTTGGGTCGCTGCTAATTGTCGACTCGGCGATCGCGGAGGCTCCGAGCGTCAGACAATTCGTGGAGATCAAGTGGCCGCGCTCGGGCAATCTCGCGCCCGGCGGCGAATTCTATTTCATCCACAATCCCGACGGGCTCTTTCAGCTCTATGTCCGAAAGGGTGGCGACGAGCGCAAGCTGACTGACTTTCCCGACGGCGTACAGGGCTATTCGCTCTCCGATGATGGCAAGTGGATCGCGATCAGCGCAGCCATCGGCGGAAACGAGCAGGCTGACATCTACTTGTTCGAAACGAGCACGGGGCGGATGCGAGCGCTCTACGCCCATCCGGACGTGGTGTTCGGAAGCGTCGTCTGGCGGCGCGACTCGAAGGCATTCGCCTTCAAGGCCAACGACATCTCACCGTCGGATTTCTATGTGTATGTGTACGACCTCGCCTCCAATTCGACGCGCCGCGTGCTAAGCCAGCCCGGCGACACGTCGCCGGTCGACTTCAATTCCACGGGCGATCGGTTGATGACCATGCGATACAACTCCGCGTCGCATTCGCAGCTTTTCGAGGTGAATCTCAACGACGGCAAGAACCGCGAAGTCACGCCGGCGGGCGAGGAGTGGGCGTTCAAGCCTGTCGGCTACACGGCGAAGAACGACGCCTTCATCGCCATCAGCAACTACAAAGGCGACAAGAACACGCTGGCGCGGATTGATCTCGAATCGGGAGAAGTCTCGCCGTTTCTACCCGAGCTTGCCGAGTTCGAGACGGACTTCGGCGTGTTCAACGACAATCGCAGCCTGCTGGCCGTCGGGCTCAATGAAGACGGATACGGCACGCTCAAGCTCTACGCGCTCGGCAAGAAAAACGCCACCAAGGAGATGCCCACCCCCGCCATGCCCAAGGGGATCGTCGGAAATGTCGCGTTTTGCGGCGGGGACATGCTTTACTCTATCGACAATGCCCAGAACCCGGGCCTCATCTACCGCTGGTCGCCGGCCGTGCCGACTGCCTCGCCTGTGGCATTGACCGAGGCCGATACCCGGGGCATCGATCTTGCGAAGTATCCGCTTCCGGAATTGATCAAGTACAAGTCTTTTGACGGGCTCGAGGTGCCGGCATTCATTTATCTGCCGCCGGATTACAAGAAGGGCTCGAGGATTCCTTTTATCGTCAGCTATCACGGCGGCCCGGAGGGGCAGTATCGCCCGAACTTCAATTACCTGAATTCTTACTTCGCCAGTCGCGGCTTCGGCGTGCTCGCGCCGAACGTGCGCGGCTCATCGGGCTATGGCATGAAGTATCTGGAGATGGACAACTACAAGAAGCGAATGGGCAGCGTGAAGGACGGCATTGAGGCGGCGAAGTGGCTGGTGGCCGAGGGCTACAGCTCGCCGTCGCAGATCGCGGCTTTCGGCGGCAGCTACGGCGGGTTCATGGTCATGGCGACGATCACAGAGGCGCCGGAGATATTCGGGGCGGCGTGCAACATCGTCGGCATCTGTAACATGCAGACATTCCTTGAGCGGACGAAGGACTATCGCCGCAAGCTGCGCGAGGCGGAGTACGGCCCGCTGGAGGACACGGAGTTTCTTAGGTCGATCTCGCCGATTTACAAGGTCGATCGGATCAACTGCCCGCTGATGATCGCGCACGGCGCAAATGACCCCCGCGTGCCGCTGCACGAAGCGGAGCAGCTCGAAGCGAAGATGAAAAAGCTGGGCAAGCCGGTGGAGATGCTGGTCTTCCCCGACGAAGGCCACGGCTTCCGCAAGGAGAACAACCGCATCGAATTCGCCGAGCGCGTGACGGAGTTTTTCTCGAAGAATCTCAAGCCGTAA